TCTCATGGTCCCATCTTCCTTGGATCTGATTGATGTAACAACAGTATCTGTCATAAGGGCTGTTCTGCTTGTAGGAGCAAACGATGACACTGTCTTGGGGCACAAAAAAGATACTGTCCTCGGGCTCAGGGCAGTCGGATCTGTCCCAGGCTGAGCACTTGGCATCCAAGGCACTGTAGGCAAGGGAACTGCCCGAGGGGCAGTAGCCGTCCAGGTATCTGGACGTCTCCTCCGGATGTCCGCTCTGGCCCAGGCTCTGGCATTCTCCTTCCTCCGTGCGTGTGGGGGTGGTGATGGAGCTGGCCAGAGGGACCTCGCCCTGGCCCTGTTGGGGAAGCTTTCCCCTGGGGCCCGCCTTAGCCAGCTGGTCCGAGCTCCCCTTACCCGACTCCAGGTCTGAAGGGGTCCTCAGCAGTTCCACCACCTCCTTGTCCTTGGATCTCCGGAAGCAGGGCAGTTTGCGGACCCACAGCAGCTCGTTATCCGGCCACTTGGTGCATCCCTCGGTTTTCCTGGCCAGGGCAATGGCCGCAATGCCTGGTAGGCAGATGGCTGGCCCGATGGCTAGGAGGGGGATGTTCCCTAGAGTCTCCCCTTTCATCCCAGAGACAGTGAACATAAAGCCAAAGACCAGGAAGACGCTGACCAGGGCCACCACCAGCCCAGTCCTCGGGTTAATGTCATCAGGACGCATCTTTCACTCCATCCAGGTCAGGGGCTGCTTGCTGGCCCGAGAGGAGGTGTCCTCTCTTCTGTCACAGGTGAAACCACAGTGGGTTAGCAAAATCCAAGCAAGTTCACACCCTCCGACTCAGTCCCTCCCTTGCTCTCTCCGGCTCCCTCTGACTCTCCACTTGTCTTTGGGTCTCATATCAGTCTCTCTTGCAATCTTTCTTCTTTCCGTTTCTCCTACAATCTCTCACTCTCCCCCCACTCCCTGCAACCTCTGTCTCATTCTCATATAAACATGCACCCCCCGGGCCCCCGAGGTACCTGAGGGTTGCTGCCGTCTCCGGGGAGTGGGCAGAGGCCAGTCTGAGTCTCCTCAGAAACCTCCACAGCAGTTGTCCCACTGGTTCTCTTCCTGGGTTCTGGGCGGAAAGCTTGGTTTTCCCCACTGACTCTGCATCCAGGAGGTGGAACGTGGGAGAGCGTCTTTCCCAGCAGCGCCCGTCGGTCCCCAGGGCTGTGGCAGCGGAGCCCGGGCGCAGCTCAGCGCCGGCTGTGCGCTCAGAGCGCCGGGCGGGGGGAGCAGGACTCGGCGTGAGAAGGGAGAGCGGCGCGGGCCTGGCTCGTTACATCACCTGCGGAGCAAGCTCAGAAACACAACAGGACGCGCGTGGGCGCGAGGGTCAGACCCCCGGGAGAGGCCCCTCAGGGCGGCAGGGCTGCCCGGAATCTCGTCCCGCGGTCGGGAGCAGCCGGGTTCGTTCCGCAGCTGCCGGGGAGGATCGAGCAGGGCCGTCGGATCGCTAACGTGCCCGGGAAGGTCTGGGGCGCGAGACCGCCGGTGGCCAGAGACGCGCACCCAGGTCGGTTTGGCCAAGGGGCAGGCGTTGGAGCGCTCCAAGTCTGGTGTGCCAGGGGTCCTTTGGCGaccctcacccttcttgggttaTAATCTGGGTGATCCGACTGCACTGACGACTGCCTTTCTCTGAACCTCGGCTCTAGGGGCGTGGAGAGCTGGGCACCCCTTGAGGGGACGGTGCCGGACAGCTCGTGGTCCGGAGCTGGGTGGCGGCAGTGGCCGGAGAAAGTGCCCTTGCAGGGGAGTCGGCTGGCCTGCCGCTGGGGCGCacaggatttgttctgtaaaacttGAGTTCAGTCAAAAGGCCTCATTTAAAgacccagaaggccacatgtagcCTGGAGGCCGCAAGTTCTCCGCCCCCGGCCCAGACTGAGCTAGTGTTGAGGGGTGGGTGCTGAGTCTTGCCCAGGTGGATACTGGAGTCCTTCCCCTGGCCTTCCCGCTCTGCGGGCCCAGGAGAAGGTGGCCTTGAAACCCCCAATCCTACTCCGCTGCACAGTGGTGTCAGGAGGACTGGGGCAAGGCAGAGGTCTCCCCGTACTGACCCCCATCCCGCCCGCCAGCTTTCCGAGAAGGGGTCTTGACTGGTTGGAATGCGCTCCAGGTCTGGGTGGTTCTTTCCCTCCTAGCTGGAACTGGCCTGCAGAACCTAAGTGCCCTTCCCGCTCAGTCCACTGCAGCAATGGATTCCTCTGGCCTCAGGGGCAAGCTTGGCTTTGGCCATGATTCCTCAAGTATTCCATTTTTCACAGAAAGTGACAGCAGGGTAGAGAATAAGTTGGAGGGGGTCAGTCTGGAAGCAGGGAGACTTGTTAGGCAGGACGAGATGTGCGTCTGAACAATGCTGGGCTGATAGGGGTGGTTAGAAGAAAGCGTCTCTGAAGGGCATTTAAGGGTTGAATCAAGTGTCTTGTGCATAGTGAAGTGAGATGAAGGCAGAAGCCAAGGCTGACCCCCAAGTTTCTCACCTTTTCAACTATAAGTGGATCAGGAACCAGATTCCACCTTGTTCTCCATCCCATCATCTAGTTAGTATGTCTCAGTGTTCATGATCATCAGGTAGCTGCTATTCCTTTGGTCACAGAATCATTTaataaggaagaaaggagaaaaggcaaaTGGCAAAAGCAAGGTGCCTGCTGTTTGGCCACTTGTATcagaaaaataatagttttccCACCCGTCCCTCCAAGTAGATAGGCATCTGCTTATAATCAACCAGAAGGATGTCAGGTGGTATACAAAGGATCCTGGGaaatcattcacttatttatttatttaccagaCTCACGGATGCTCTGAAAAAAGTCAGGGTTTTGTTaataaggaaaaagggaaaaattaattttgaggaAGCAATGCAGTGCATGTGCTATGATTATTGAACACTTTCCCGTCTCAAAaccctttctttctctgcctttacTAATACCATTCTATCCTGATTTTCTTCTAATCTCCCTGGTCACTCATTTGTAGGCTCCTTTGTAGACTCTTctgtatttcatttgtttttaacaaaCAGATATAGATGTCCTGCCAGTTCTGTTCTTGTTATTCCCCCTTTCTGATTTCTCTTTGCTTCCTTGGCCTTCTTGTAATATTAGAACTGGGTTCTAAAGAAACAAGGTTGCCGAGCAGAGACCTCCTCTCACTTGTAAGAACATTTAATTCTATTCTGATCTTTACGCCATACAGTTCATCTACTTAGGCATTAGATAAGACCCACGCATAAAGCCACAGGAAACTTCAATTACTGTTTAATTATAAGCCTCATTGTCAAAGCAATTCCTTCTTGGAGGTAATTTCAGATGGTCTTTGAACAGCAGGTATGCCTGCCTAAATCAGCAGCAATAGTGGTGGGGATTGGAGACATCACTCAGGGTCCCAAAACTCAGAGACAGATAAGACATtcttagtatttaatttcttgcCTGTATAGATTGATTGCACTAGGATTTCAAAACCTTAAGCAGTTCTTGCAATGCCATAAGCATTTACAGCAATGTACTAAGGCTTTTCATTATAAGAGCAAGGAAATTCAGATTGAAATGAGGCCTTGGCATGTGAATATTTCAGAAAGAAACATAGAACCCTTTCTAAAATTATCACAGTAGTCTAGCATTTGAAGATACCTTGTAAAATATCTACTCCAACTCCTTTCTTTTACAGATGAAATCCAAAAAGGTTTCATTGTTCAGTATTACTTGAGTGTTTATTATGTGCTAGCACTGTGCTAGGTACTGGAGGTATAAGTCATACAAGACAGGGTCTGCTTTTATAGAGCTCATGCTGCAGAAAGCAAGGTATTAGTGAGGATAGGGTAGGTGATGCAGTGACAGCAAAGGCTCTCCAGATCTCAAAGGCTGCACACTCACACCACAGGTTTCTAATGGGCCAGGTGCAGACCTGCTTCATGTTGTCCTCAAACTGGGATTTAGGTGGACAGAGCAGCCTTCACTGGGACATGGCCAGTCTTGTAGAAAGAGGACAATGGAGCAGGGGAAAACCACATGCTGGCTGGTGGAGTATATTCCCCAGACTTTGTCATCGTCCCATCTCTCAGGTTCCTCCTTCCTTTACTTCATGTTACTCCTTTATCCAGCTCAGCTATCCTACCCTAATAGGAAACTAGAATCTTTGGAACTTCTGGAATTTTTGAAGGGTAAAGATGGGAATTTTTGTCTAGTACTATAAAAATTTTGTAGTAATTACCTCTGAGACTGATAGATGTTTCACCTTCTGTTGAAGAGAGCATCTAGGATGAAGCATATGCTGGTGTGGGCTCTCTCTCTTCTTGGTGTGACAGCAGGAGCAGATGTGCCCAGAAATATGGTAATCGTGATGGCCAATAAAGCCTGGGCCTGTTTTAAGCCTGTTCCTTCTCTGGAATTTTTCTCATGTTTGTCTGCCCTCCTCTAGCATTGTTGTCTCTTTTGGCTTTGAATTTTGAGTTCTGGAGCCTGAAAACTCTTGCGGTACTGTTTATCTTCTCTCCATATAAAGAATGTTCTTTTGGTTGTAGTAACAGAAACTCTTTGGAGTTAgcttgagtaaaaaaaaaataagaggactA
This region of Nycticebus coucang isolate mNycCou1 chromosome 2, mNycCou1.pri, whole genome shotgun sequence genomic DNA includes:
- the TMEM215 gene encoding transmembrane protein 215 — translated: MRPDDINPRTGLVVALVSVFLVFGFMFTVSGMKGETLGNIPLLAIGPAICLPGIAAIALARKTEGCTKWPDNELLWVRKLPCFRRSKDKEVVELLRTPSDLESGKGSSDQLAKAGPRGKLPQQGQGEVPLASSITTPTRTEEGECQSLGQSGHPEETSRYLDGYCPSGSSLAYSALDAKCSAWDRSDCPEPEDSIFFVPQDSVIVCSYKQNSPYDRYCCYINQIQGRWDHETIV